A window of the Haloarcula litorea genome harbors these coding sequences:
- the nadE gene encoding NAD(+) synthase, with product MTDHGRRTFAGELPRTDFPATATVVDRIGSFIRDRVAAADASGVVVAMSGGLDSTVSAALAADALGADRVFGLALPCHKTDATAAAEAGALAESLGIEFERVHLRPLVHQFRQTVVPALAADDGGPAPTVDRAVGNAVARFRTVCTYYAANRRDRLVLGTANRSERLLGYVTKHGDAADLQPLGDLYKTEVREVADYLGVPEEVVEAPPSAGRSPGQTDADDLGATYDVVDPFLRRVVDDRVPVDAALDGLALDRETAGRLHAMCRATAHKRAVAPTPGVVDRPSRPFAPE from the coding sequence GTGACCGACCACGGACGACGGACGTTCGCAGGCGAGTTGCCCCGCACCGACTTCCCGGCGACGGCGACGGTCGTCGATCGCATCGGGTCGTTCATCCGCGACCGCGTCGCGGCGGCCGACGCCAGCGGCGTCGTGGTGGCGATGAGCGGCGGCCTCGACTCGACGGTGTCGGCGGCCCTGGCCGCCGACGCGCTCGGTGCCGACCGGGTGTTCGGCCTCGCGCTGCCGTGTCACAAGACCGACGCGACGGCCGCCGCCGAGGCGGGCGCACTCGCGGAGAGCCTGGGGATCGAGTTCGAGCGGGTCCACCTGCGGCCGCTGGTACACCAGTTCAGACAGACGGTCGTCCCGGCGCTCGCAGCCGACGACGGCGGGCCGGCCCCCACCGTCGACCGGGCCGTCGGCAACGCCGTCGCCCGGTTCCGCACCGTCTGTACCTACTACGCGGCCAACCGACGGGACCGGCTCGTCCTCGGGACGGCGAACCGCTCTGAGCGACTGCTGGGCTACGTCACGAAACACGGCGACGCCGCCGACCTCCAGCCGCTCGGGGACCTCTACAAGACCGAGGTCCGCGAGGTGGCCGACTACCTGGGCGTGCCCGAGGAGGTCGTCGAGGCCCCGCCGTCGGCCGGCCGGTCTCCCGGTCAGACCGACGCCGACGACCTGGGTGCGACCTACGACGTCGTCGACCCGTTCCTCCGGCGGGTCGTCGACGACCGGGTCCCGGTCGACGCCGCCCTCGACGGCCTCGCGCTGGATCGAGAGACCGCCGGCCGCCTGCACGCGATGTGCCGCGCGACCGCCCACAAGCGGGCCGTCGCGCCGACGCCCGGCGTCGTCGACCGGCCGAGCCGGCCGTTCGCCCCCGAGTGA
- a CDS encoding phosphoribosylaminoimidazolesuccinocarboxamide synthase translates to MTSVKEFRVDERATATDLGRGAFVFTDDYSVFDWGKMPDEIPDKGASLCTMGAYNFQLLEENHVPTHYEGVRIDGHDGTLDLGEALSTGAVPEEMVISLTQVPDLPFADGSYDYDAYHDAAGENYLVPLEIVFRNRVPVGSSLRSRTDPADHGLDFEEWPDDAVDLPEPVVEFSTKYEEQDRYLDREEADRIAGAASIDRLEELALAVNHVVTDRAAEAGLVHEDGKIECLYHGGQLRVADVVGTFDENRFSHDGQQVSKEVVRQYHKRTQPEWVEAVGEAKRRADAEGVADWKALCERSPEPLDEAVIAAARDLYCAGTNAYVGGDVFDAPSLDAAVDAVRDL, encoded by the coding sequence ATGACGAGCGTCAAGGAGTTCCGCGTGGACGAGCGCGCGACGGCCACCGACCTGGGCCGTGGCGCGTTCGTGTTCACCGACGACTACTCCGTCTTCGACTGGGGGAAGATGCCCGACGAGATCCCCGACAAGGGGGCGTCGCTGTGTACGATGGGGGCGTACAACTTCCAGCTGCTGGAGGAGAACCACGTCCCGACCCACTACGAGGGCGTCCGGATCGACGGCCACGACGGGACGCTGGACCTCGGCGAGGCGCTGTCGACCGGAGCCGTCCCCGAGGAGATGGTCATCTCGCTGACGCAGGTGCCGGACCTGCCCTTCGCCGACGGCTCCTACGACTACGACGCCTACCACGACGCGGCCGGGGAGAACTACCTCGTCCCGCTGGAGATCGTCTTCCGGAACCGGGTCCCGGTCGGGTCGTCGCTGCGCTCGCGGACCGACCCCGCCGACCACGGCCTCGACTTCGAGGAGTGGCCCGACGACGCCGTCGACCTGCCGGAGCCGGTGGTGGAGTTCTCCACCAAGTACGAGGAACAGGACCGCTACCTCGACCGCGAGGAAGCCGACCGCATCGCCGGCGCGGCGAGCATCGACCGCCTCGAAGAGCTGGCCCTGGCCGTCAACCACGTCGTCACCGACCGGGCCGCCGAGGCCGGCCTCGTCCACGAGGACGGGAAGATCGAGTGTCTCTACCACGGGGGGCAGCTGCGCGTCGCTGACGTGGTCGGCACCTTCGACGAGAACCGGTTCTCCCACGACGGCCAGCAGGTCTCCAAGGAGGTCGTCCGCCAGTACCACAAGCGCACCCAGCCGGAGTGGGTGGAGGCCGTCGGCGAGGCCAAGCGCCGCGCCGATGCGGAGGGCGTCGCCGACTGGAAGGCGCTGTGTGAGCGCTCGCCGGAACCCCTCGACGAGGCCGTGATCGCGGCCGCTCGCGACCTCTACTGTGCCGGCACGAACGCCTACGTCGGCGGCGACGTGTTCGACGCGCCGTCGCTGGACGCCGCCGTCGACGCCGTCCGGGACCTCTAG
- a CDS encoding RAD55 family ATPase — protein sequence MSHERDRHRTGVRALDRKLGGGLPGGTVVALTAPPDSQAELLLSRLATQRETHYVTTERTARSVRTALGAAGVDLAGVEVHAVDHETPLRSVRRIVDGVAVGSVVVDPVDVLERRDPGRYRAFLAALQSWAADTEGVAVLHCLDGTDPPAQRDRTTHVADVVLSLRTTVDADGVESLLAVPKFRGGSALTETLALELTERVVVDTSRDIA from the coding sequence GTGTCACACGAACGCGACCGGCACCGGACGGGGGTCCGGGCGCTGGACCGGAAACTGGGCGGGGGTCTCCCCGGGGGGACGGTGGTGGCACTCACCGCGCCGCCGGACAGCCAGGCCGAACTGCTCCTCTCTCGACTGGCCACGCAGCGCGAGACACACTACGTCACGACCGAGCGGACCGCGCGCTCGGTACGGACGGCTCTCGGGGCCGCGGGCGTCGACCTCGCGGGGGTCGAGGTCCACGCCGTCGACCACGAGACGCCGCTGCGGTCGGTCCGGCGGATCGTCGACGGGGTGGCCGTGGGATCGGTCGTCGTCGACCCCGTGGACGTCCTCGAACGCCGCGACCCCGGGCGCTACCGGGCGTTCCTCGCGGCGCTCCAGAGCTGGGCCGCGGACACCGAGGGGGTCGCGGTGCTGCACTGCCTCGACGGGACCGATCCGCCGGCCCAGCGCGATCGGACCACCCACGTCGCCGACGTGGTCCTGTCGCTCCGGACCACGGTCGACGCCGACGGCGTCGAGTCCCTGCTGGCGGTCCCGAAGTTCCGCGGCGGCTCGGCGCTGACCGAGACGCTGGCGCTGGAACTGACCGAACGGGTCGTCGTCGACACCAGCCGCGACATCGCCTAG
- a CDS encoding formyltetrahydrofolate deformylase has product MTHGLTEITVVGDDDTGLIAEVTSLLFERGINIEDLDQAVREGVFRMTMHVDTAEMVTTEGKLREDLHELGEELGVDVQVRFPADRETQSIAVLVTKESHCLEALFEAWANGDLGADIEVVIGNHDDLEPLAEKYDVPFHDIGDEKGTPDEDRLLELLGEYEVDLVVLARYMRILSPDVVFRYESRIINVHPSLLPAFPGASAYMQAIEEGVRIAGVTAHYVTTDLDQGPIITQRAFNVPDDATEADLQRIGQPLEAEALVEAIGLHLDDEVTVHRGRTKLRDPDETDAQLGAPEVLDDANPDRPIDGLGEFVADEPEPEADD; this is encoded by the coding sequence GTGACACACGGCCTCACGGAGATCACCGTCGTCGGCGACGACGACACGGGACTCATCGCCGAGGTCACGTCGCTGCTGTTCGAGCGCGGCATCAACATCGAGGACCTCGATCAGGCGGTCCGCGAGGGGGTCTTCCGGATGACGATGCACGTCGACACCGCGGAGATGGTGACCACGGAGGGGAAACTCCGCGAGGACCTCCACGAACTGGGGGAGGAACTGGGCGTCGACGTGCAGGTCCGGTTCCCCGCCGACCGGGAGACCCAGTCCATCGCCGTCCTGGTCACGAAGGAGTCCCACTGCCTGGAGGCGCTGTTCGAGGCGTGGGCCAACGGCGACCTCGGGGCCGACATCGAGGTGGTCATCGGCAACCACGACGACCTCGAACCGCTGGCCGAGAAGTACGATGTCCCGTTCCACGACATCGGCGACGAGAAGGGGACGCCCGACGAGGACCGCCTGCTGGAGCTGCTGGGCGAGTACGAGGTCGACCTCGTCGTGCTGGCCCGCTACATGCGCATCCTCTCGCCGGACGTCGTCTTCCGCTACGAGAGCCGCATCATCAACGTCCACCCGAGTCTGCTGCCCGCCTTCCCCGGCGCGTCGGCGTACATGCAGGCCATCGAGGAGGGGGTCCGCATCGCCGGCGTCACCGCCCACTACGTGACGACGGACTTGGACCAGGGCCCGATCATCACCCAGCGGGCGTTCAACGTCCCCGACGACGCCACCGAGGCGGACCTCCAGCGGATCGGCCAACCGCTGGAGGCCGAGGCGCTCGTCGAGGCCATCGGGCTCCACCTCGACGACGAGGTGACGGTCCACCGCGGCCGCACGAAGCTCCGCGACCCCGACGAGACCGACGCACAGTTGGGGGCACCCGAGGTGCTGGACGACGCCAACCCCGACCGACCCATCGACGGCCTCGGCGAGTTCGTGGCGGACGAGCCCGAGCCGGAAGCCGACGACTGA